The Pirellulales bacterium genome contains the following window.
CGTCTAGCGCCTCGTCGGCGACTTCCACTTCAAGCGCGACCGATTCCGAAAGCAAGCCCGGCGATCTGAAGCCCGCCGATTCAGCCCTTGCATCGAATGACGCCTCGGTGAATCCGTCGGCCTCCGCGAGGCCAAGTGGCGATCAACCGGCCTCCAAAACCATCGATCCGCTCGATTGGCCGAACTGGCGCGGCCCTGAGCAGAATCGAATCTCGCGAGAGACGGGGTTGATCGACCATTGGGATCCCGATCCGAAAGTCAAGGACAACAATGTCCTATGGGTCAGCGAAGAAGCGGCGGGGCGTTGCACGCCAATCGTGATGAATGGCAAGCTTTATACGATCTGCCGCCACCTGCCGGGCGACAAGCACGAACAGGAGCAGGTGCTCTGTCTCGACGCCGCGACGGGCAAAGTCCTCTGGCAGAGTCTGCGCAATATGTACCTGTCGGACGTACCTGCCGAGCGGGTCGGCTGGGCCAGCGTCGTCGGTGACCCGACCACCGGGCGAATCTACGCCTACCGCAGCAACTGCCTGATGGAATGCCTCGACGGCGAAACGGGAAAGTCGATCTGGTCGCGCCCGCTGCACGAGGAGTTCGGCTTCCTCAGCGTCTTCGGCGGGCGCACGAATTTCCCGATCGTGTTCGAGGACGTGGTGATCGTCAGCGCGGTGGAAACCGGCTGGGGCGACAAATCGCTGCCGGCCCATCGGTTCATGGCGCTCGACAAGAACACCGGCGAAATCCGCTGGTTCAACGCCGGAACCACCGAACGCCCGGAAGATACGACCTTCAGCACGCCGACCGTGGCGGTGGTCGACGGCGAGTTGCAGCTCATCGAGGGTTCCAGCGACGGCGCGGTTTGGGGATTCGAGCCGCGCACCGGTAAGCCCCTGTGGAAATATCAGATGTCGCGTCGCGGGCTGAGCTGCTCGCCCGTGGTCGATGGCGACACGATCTACATGTGCCAGAACGAAGAAAACCTCGACAACCGGACCACCGGGATGGTGTCGGCGTTCAGCGCCAAGCGGGAAGGCGTGGCGGGCGAGAGCCCCAAGGACCTCACCAAGACGAATAGCATTTGGAAAGCGCCCGGCAAGATGATCAATAAGAGCACGCAGAGTTCGCCGCTGCTCGTCGATGGCCGGCTCTACGCGCCTGACAATGCGAGCAATTTCTATGTGTTCGATGCCGCGAGCGGAAAGCAGATCAAGAAGGTCAAGTTGATGGGGGACGAAACCGTCGGCAGCCCGCTCTATGCCGACGGTAAAATCTACCTCTGCACGACCACCGGCTGGCACGTGTTCCGCCCGACGGCGAAGGGCTTGGACGTGGTGCAGCAATTCCGCTTCGATTCGAGCCTCGCCGGCGAGGTGCTCGGATCGCCGATCGTTTCGCACGGGCGAATTTACGTTCCGACGACTGACAAGCTGTTCTGCATCGGGGCGGCCGAACAGAAGCCCGCCGCCACGCCGATTCCGCCGCTGGCAGCGAGCGAAAAACCCGTTGCTACCGCCGACCAGCCGGCCCAGGTTCAAATCGTGCCGGGCGAAGTGCTGCTGACGACGGGCCAAAAGCAGCAATTCCGCGTTCGCTTGTTCAATGATCGCGGACAGTTCCTTAAGGAGGCGGACGCCGAGTTCGCCCTCGCCGGTGCCGGCCAGATTGACAAAGCCGGGTTGTATCAAGCCCCCGCCGACGGCGCCCACACGGCTACGATCGTCACGGCCAAGGTCGGCGATGCAACCGGCCAGGCGCGGATTCGCGTCGTGCCGCCGCTGCCCTGGAAATTCGATTTCCAGAACGTCCCGCTGGTCGCGAATCCCAAGACGAAAGTGCTGGAGGGCCAGCCGCCGGTCACGTGGGTCGGCATGCGGTATCGCCACGTGATCCGCGACCTCGACGGCCGCAAGGTGATGGTCAAGGTCAACAGTATTCCCAAGGGAACGCGCAGCCAAGGCTGGATGGGTCCCTACGATCTGCACGACTACACGATCCAAGCCGACGTGCGGGCGACGAGCAACCACCCGGAAAATCCGGAGAGCGGTTTGCCGGACATGGGGCTGATCGCCCAGCGTTACACGTTGGTCATCATGGGCGAGCATCAAGAACTGCAAATCCGCTATTGGCCGCCCCAGGTCGCCACGCAGTTTTCCAAGACGGTTCCCTTGGCTTGCAAGCCGGATGTCTGGTATACGATGAAATTCCGCGCGAGCACTGAGGGAGATAAGGCCGTATTGAAGGGGAAGGTTTGGCCGCGCGACGAAAAGGAGCCGGAGGCCTGGAGCATCGAGGTCGAGGACGATCGGCCGAACCTGATGGGCAGCCCCGGCCTGGCGGGCGATACGACCAACAAGGGAGCCTATTATTTGGACAACATCCAGGTTTATCCGAATGCCGATTCGACCAAGACCGCCGACGCGAAATAAGTATCAATAACCAGGGGAGAGAAAAGATGACCCGCCATCATTGGAAATATGCATTGACTTCGAGTATGGCCATTTTGCTGGCGACGTTCGGCGTCGCGCGAATGTCGCGCAGCTCCGCCGCGCTGGCTGCCGACGCCTCCGCAGCGGGCAACGCCTCCGATGAAAAGCTCCCGATCGATCCGGCGTCGTCGCAAATACGGCCCGGCGATTGGAATCAATGGGCCGGCTCTCCCATCCGCAACAACACGCCCGAGGGAAAGAACATTCCCACCGACTGGTCGGTCGGCGACTTCGATGCGAACACGGGCGTCTGGAAAAAGGAGACGTCGAAGAATATCAAATGGGCCGCGCCGCTCGGCTCGCAGAGCTACGGCAATCCGGTCGTCGCCAACGGCAAGGTGTTCATCGGCACCAACAACGGCAACGGCTACCTGAAGCGCTATCCGTCGGCAGTCGATTTGGGCGTGCTGCTGTGTTTCAACGAAGCCGACGGCAAATTCCTGTGGCAAGATTCGAGCGAAAAGCTGCCGACTGGCCGCGTGAACGATTGGCCGCTACAAGGCATCTGCTCGACGCCGCTGGTGGAGGGGCATCGGCTGTGGTACGTGACCAGCCGTGGCGAAGTGAAGTGCCTCGACACGGATGCCCGCAAGGACGGAACGACCGACGAGCCGAAAGTGATCTGGACGCTCGACATGATGAAGCAGCTTGGCGTCTCGCAGCACAACATGTGCGCCTGCTCGGTCACCGACTCCGGCGATCTGCTCTTCGTCAACACCGGAAACGGCGTCGATGAAGGGCACATCAACCTTCCCGCGCCCCACGCCCCGAGCTTCGTCTGCCTCGACAAAAACGACGGCAAGATTTATTGGACCGACAACACGCCGGGGGCGAACGTGTTGCACGGCCAGTGGTCGTCCCCTTCGTATGCCATTTTGGGCGGAGTGCCGCAGGTGATCTTCGGCGCCGGCGACGGCTATGTGTACAGCTTCCTCGGCACGAAGGAAAACGAGAAGGGCCATCCCAAACTGCTCTGGACGTTCGACTGCAATCCCAAGGAATCGAAGTATGTGCTCGGCAGCAAGTCCGACCGC
Protein-coding sequences here:
- a CDS encoding PQQ-binding-like beta-propeller repeat protein yields the protein SSASSATSTSSATDSESKPGDLKPADSALASNDASVNPSASARPSGDQPASKTIDPLDWPNWRGPEQNRISRETGLIDHWDPDPKVKDNNVLWVSEEAAGRCTPIVMNGKLYTICRHLPGDKHEQEQVLCLDAATGKVLWQSLRNMYLSDVPAERVGWASVVGDPTTGRIYAYRSNCLMECLDGETGKSIWSRPLHEEFGFLSVFGGRTNFPIVFEDVVIVSAVETGWGDKSLPAHRFMALDKNTGEIRWFNAGTTERPEDTTFSTPTVAVVDGELQLIEGSSDGAVWGFEPRTGKPLWKYQMSRRGLSCSPVVDGDTIYMCQNEENLDNRTTGMVSAFSAKREGVAGESPKDLTKTNSIWKAPGKMINKSTQSSPLLVDGRLYAPDNASNFYVFDAASGKQIKKVKLMGDETVGSPLYADGKIYLCTTTGWHVFRPTAKGLDVVQQFRFDSSLAGEVLGSPIVSHGRIYVPTTDKLFCIGAAEQKPAATPIPPLAASEKPVATADQPAQVQIVPGEVLLTTGQKQQFRVRLFNDRGQFLKEADAEFALAGAGQIDKAGLYQAPADGAHTATIVTAKVGDATGQARIRVVPPLPWKFDFQNVPLVANPKTKVLEGQPPVTWVGMRYRHVIRDLDGRKVMVKVNSIPKGTRSQGWMGPYDLHDYTIQADVRATSNHPENPESGLPDMGLIAQRYTLVIMGEHQELQIRYWPPQVATQFSKTVPLACKPDVWYTMKFRASTEGDKAVLKGKVWPRDEKEPEAWSIEVEDDRPNLMGSPGLAGDTTNKGAYYLDNIQVYPNADSTKTADAK
- a CDS encoding PQQ-binding-like beta-propeller repeat protein, with translation MTRHHWKYALTSSMAILLATFGVARMSRSSAALAADASAAGNASDEKLPIDPASSQIRPGDWNQWAGSPIRNNTPEGKNIPTDWSVGDFDANTGVWKKETSKNIKWAAPLGSQSYGNPVVANGKVFIGTNNGNGYLKRYPSAVDLGVLLCFNEADGKFLWQDSSEKLPTGRVNDWPLQGICSTPLVEGHRLWYVTSRGEVKCLDTDARKDGTTDEPKVIWTLDMMKQLGVSQHNMCACSVTDSGDLLFVNTGNGVDEGHINLPAPHAPSFVCLDKNDGKIYWTDNTPGANVLHGQWSSPSYAILGGVPQVIFGAGDGYVYSFLGTKENEKGHPKLLWTFDCNPKESKYVLGSKSDRNHIIGTPTIYKGLVYVGVGEDPEHGEGVGHFWCIDPTKRGDVSPELAFNIKDPEHPIPHHRNQAVVKENGEVARPNPNSAAVWHYAQYDLNGNGKLDFEEIMHRTCGTATIKNDLLFIPDFSGVLHCLDAKTGKPHWGYDLLAACWSSALIVEDKVYIGNEDGDVFIFKLSPKMELISKKDDGTPGGISMGSAVYSTPIVAHNVLYISNKMYLFAIAASPQIAAK